The following proteins are encoded in a genomic region of Sorangiineae bacterium MSr12523:
- a CDS encoding RNA polymerase sigma factor produces MIASDTHRTINAVWRIESPRLIAGLARIVRDVGLAEELAQDALVAALEQWPTSGIPDNPGAWLMGTAKHRAIDSLRRNKRIERKHEEIGHQIEAERELTVPDIEAAIDDDVGDDLLRLVFTSCHPVLSTEARVALTLRLLGGLTTEEIARAFLVPEPTVAQRIVRAKRTLAEAKVPFEVPRGPELAERVSSVLAVIYLIFNEGYSATAGDDWMRPGLCEDAMRLGRILAGLMPDQPEVHGLMSLMEIQASRLGARVGPSGEPIRLLDQNRARWNHMLIRRGLAALARAEELGGALGAYALQAAIAAVHARAKTADETDWARMAGLYAQLAQVTPSPVVELNRAVAVSMAFGPAEGLAIVDALMQEASLERYHLLPSVRGDFLEKLGRLDEARAEFERAASLTRNARERDLLLERAAATTRSK; encoded by the coding sequence GTGATAGCGTCGGACACCCACCGCACGATCAACGCCGTCTGGAGAATCGAGTCGCCGAGGCTCATCGCCGGCCTCGCGCGGATCGTGCGGGATGTCGGCCTGGCGGAGGAGCTGGCGCAGGATGCGCTGGTGGCCGCCCTCGAGCAGTGGCCCACGTCGGGCATTCCGGACAACCCGGGCGCCTGGCTGATGGGAACGGCCAAGCACCGCGCGATCGATTCGTTGCGCCGCAACAAGCGCATCGAGCGCAAGCACGAGGAGATCGGCCATCAAATCGAGGCCGAGCGCGAGCTCACCGTGCCGGACATCGAGGCGGCGATCGACGACGACGTGGGCGACGATCTGCTTCGTCTCGTCTTCACATCGTGCCATCCCGTGCTGTCGACCGAGGCGCGCGTGGCACTCACCTTGCGCCTGCTGGGCGGTCTGACCACCGAAGAGATCGCGCGCGCATTCCTCGTGCCCGAGCCGACGGTGGCGCAGCGTATCGTTCGCGCCAAACGCACCCTCGCCGAGGCCAAGGTGCCCTTCGAAGTGCCGCGCGGGCCCGAATTGGCCGAGCGCGTGTCCTCCGTGCTCGCGGTCATATACCTCATCTTCAACGAGGGCTACTCCGCCACCGCGGGCGACGACTGGATGCGGCCGGGGCTCTGCGAAGATGCCATGCGGCTCGGACGCATCCTGGCCGGGCTCATGCCGGATCAACCCGAGGTGCACGGTCTGATGTCGCTGATGGAGATTCAGGCGTCGCGCCTGGGCGCGCGGGTCGGACCATCGGGCGAGCCCATTCGGCTTCTGGATCAGAATCGCGCGCGGTGGAACCATATGCTCATTCGCCGCGGCCTTGCGGCGCTCGCGCGGGCCGAGGAGCTGGGCGGTGCCCTTGGTGCCTATGCGCTGCAGGCCGCGATTGCGGCGGTGCATGCGCGCGCAAAGACCGCGGACGAAACGGATTGGGCACGCATGGCGGGACTCTATGCGCAGCTTGCGCAAGTTACGCCTTCGCCCGTCGTCGAATTGAATCGCGCCGTGGCCGTCTCCATGGCCTTTGGCCCGGCCGAGGGCCTCGCCATCGTGGACGCGTTGATGCAGGAGGCGTCACTCGAGCGCTACCACCTCCTGCCCAGCGTGCGGGGCGACTTTTTGGAAAAACTGGGCCGCCTGGACGAGGCCCGCGCCGAATTCGAGCGCGCCGCCTCGCTGACGCGAAATGCGCGCGAGCGGGATTTGCTGCTCGAGCGCGCGGCCGCGACGACCCGGTCGAAGTAA
- a CDS encoding YciI family protein, translated as MRFMVIVKANKDSEAGVLPSAELLAAMGKYNEELVKAGVLLSGEGLQPSSKGARIRFGANDRTVIDGPFSETKELVAGFWLFQVKSREEAIEWIKRAPFEEGAEVEIRQVFEAEDFAPVDPTGELRDNEAKLRAQVQAKK; from the coding sequence ATGCGATTCATGGTCATCGTCAAGGCGAACAAGGATTCGGAAGCCGGGGTGTTGCCGAGCGCGGAGCTGCTCGCCGCCATGGGCAAATACAATGAAGAGCTGGTGAAGGCGGGCGTGTTGCTTTCAGGTGAAGGTCTACAACCCAGCTCGAAGGGCGCGCGCATCCGCTTCGGGGCCAACGATCGCACGGTGATCGACGGTCCCTTCAGCGAGACCAAGGAGCTGGTCGCAGGCTTCTGGCTCTTTCAAGTGAAATCGCGCGAGGAAGCCATCGAATGGATCAAGCGTGCGCCCTTCGAAGAAGGCGCCGAGGTGGAGATTCGGCAAGTGTTCGAAGCCGAAGATTTCGCCCCGGTCGACCCGACCGGCGAGCTGCGCGACAACGAGGCGAAGCTGCGCGCACAGGTCCAGGCCAAGAAGTGA
- a CDS encoding serine/threonine protein kinase produces the protein MASDQDFVDVAPIQEGGHSEHPEMVGGRYVLHAPIARGGMATIHLAHLLGAQGFQRLVTAKRLHPQFAENPDFVSMFHDEARIASRIHHPNVVPVFDVVAARGELVLVQEYVHGVPLSHLCSKAFRNEGGTAGAPIPLKVAVAIVAGVLAGLEAAHETKDGLGEPLHIVHRDVSPQNVLVSADGVARLLDFGIAKARSSAHITRAGVLKGKVAYMAPEQVRSEPATRQVDIYATGILLWELVAHRHMRTPRDQVQMLAAVLEGDIPSLREALALTPAAWTVAHGNTIVALERVLDRALARRPEDRFETAAAMGKALLEACPAATTFEVAEWVKAVASEYLVKRQQLLLSVESSVRTRSGSFEVSKTTMHEMGFPSSSRVVVVPTATPARPFRTALPWMVVALLAGALVVFVPRAWPHKEARAVVPSAAASPAPAPTPASTTIPTEVVTGVSSDTTAPLPTPPAASASTPSRRGKRRHGAAAASADPATPAASASSVASGSADPPKDACDPPFYYEGTRKLFKPNCL, from the coding sequence ATGGCCAGCGATCAGGACTTCGTCGACGTAGCGCCCATCCAGGAGGGGGGGCACTCGGAGCATCCCGAGATGGTGGGGGGACGCTACGTCCTTCATGCGCCCATCGCCCGCGGCGGCATGGCTACCATCCATTTGGCCCACCTTCTCGGCGCGCAGGGCTTCCAACGCCTGGTCACGGCCAAGCGGCTGCATCCCCAGTTTGCCGAGAACCCCGACTTCGTCTCGATGTTCCACGACGAGGCGCGCATCGCATCGCGGATTCACCACCCCAACGTGGTGCCGGTGTTCGACGTGGTGGCCGCGCGCGGCGAGCTCGTGCTCGTGCAGGAGTACGTGCACGGCGTTCCGCTGAGTCATCTTTGCAGCAAAGCCTTTCGAAACGAAGGCGGCACCGCCGGAGCGCCCATCCCTCTCAAGGTGGCCGTGGCCATCGTGGCCGGCGTGCTCGCGGGCTTGGAAGCGGCGCACGAAACGAAGGACGGCCTGGGCGAGCCGCTGCACATCGTGCATCGCGATGTTTCGCCGCAGAACGTGCTGGTGAGCGCCGATGGCGTCGCACGCTTGCTGGACTTCGGGATCGCCAAGGCACGCTCCAGTGCGCACATCACGCGTGCGGGCGTCCTCAAGGGCAAGGTTGCATACATGGCGCCCGAGCAGGTGCGCTCCGAGCCCGCGACGCGCCAAGTGGACATCTACGCGACGGGCATCTTGCTATGGGAGCTCGTGGCCCATCGCCACATGCGCACACCGCGCGATCAGGTGCAGATGCTCGCCGCGGTGCTCGAAGGCGACATCCCATCCCTGCGCGAGGCGCTCGCGCTCACCCCGGCGGCGTGGACGGTGGCGCACGGCAATACCATCGTTGCACTCGAGCGCGTGCTCGATCGGGCGCTGGCACGGCGGCCGGAGGATCGCTTCGAAACGGCGGCGGCGATGGGCAAGGCGCTGCTCGAGGCATGCCCCGCGGCGACGACCTTCGAGGTTGCCGAGTGGGTGAAGGCGGTGGCGTCGGAGTACCTCGTGAAGAGGCAGCAGCTTCTCTTGTCGGTGGAGAGCAGCGTCCGGACGCGTTCGGGGTCGTTCGAAGTGTCGAAGACCACGATGCACGAGATGGGGTTTCCCTCATCGAGCCGGGTCGTCGTCGTCCCAACGGCGACACCGGCTCGCCCTTTCCGCACCGCGCTTCCATGGATGGTGGTCGCACTGTTGGCGGGTGCCTTGGTGGTCTTCGTGCCCCGCGCATGGCCGCACAAGGAGGCGCGGGCGGTGGTTCCGTCGGCGGCAGCGTCGCCCGCACCTGCGCCTACTCCTGCATCGACAACGATCCCCACGGAAGTGGTAACCGGTGTCTCATCCGACACCACGGCGCCTCTCCCAACGCCGCCCGCGGCATCGGCTTCCACTCCATCCCGTCGCGGGAAGCGGCGACACGGCGCGGCGGCGGCTTCGGCGGATCCTGCGACGCCGGCTGCGTCGGCGTCGTCGGTGGCATCCGGATCAGCGGATCCGCCCAAGGACGCGTGCGACCCTCCGTTTTATTACGAAGGAACGCGCAAGCTCTTCAAGCCCAATTGCCTTTGA
- a CDS encoding iron-containing redox enzyme family protein: MKALLDSCVARLSADLRRFPWENADMYGDWLAQTYYYVRHSTRLLAAAAARFAHDGLGDRLHLRFSAHMNEEKRHELLAVRDLEGLGRSLASFSERAATRCLYEPQYYKVEHVEPMALFGYILALEAMSATAGPSVLTAVRAAHAQPCTHFLRVHAEDDVEHVEKAFAVLDRVGPTARQHVEENLTQTTFAYLAMLDAIKGNWA, from the coding sequence ATGAAAGCGTTGCTTGATTCGTGCGTTGCTCGACTCTCCGCGGACCTTCGCCGCTTTCCGTGGGAGAACGCCGATATGTACGGAGATTGGCTGGCGCAAACCTATTATTACGTGCGGCACTCGACGCGGCTTCTGGCTGCCGCGGCGGCCCGCTTTGCCCACGATGGCCTCGGGGATCGCTTGCACCTTCGATTCTCGGCGCACATGAACGAAGAGAAGCGTCACGAGCTTCTCGCCGTGCGGGATCTCGAGGGGCTAGGTCGCAGCCTGGCAAGCTTCTCCGAGCGTGCAGCGACGCGATGTCTCTACGAGCCGCAGTACTACAAGGTCGAACACGTCGAGCCGATGGCGCTGTTCGGATACATCCTCGCGCTCGAGGCCATGTCGGCCACGGCGGGACCTTCGGTTCTCACGGCCGTGCGCGCGGCGCATGCGCAGCCGTGCACGCATTTCCTACGCGTTCACGCCGAAGACGACGTCGAGCACGTCGAGAAAGCCTTTGCCGTTCTCGATCGCGTAGGCCCCACGGCGCGCCAGCACGTCGAAGAGAACCTGACGCAAACGACGTTTGCATACCTCGCGATGCTCGATGCCATCAAAGGCAATTGGGCTTGA
- a CDS encoding TetR/AcrR family transcriptional regulator produces the protein MTREVDGVHIETEHQMVTPRKTTLKRSTYRHGDLHNALVQAGIELARGGGPDAVVLREATRQVGVAPNAAYRHFADRRALLLAVCAVAQAKLAEAMEAELAKVPSEGSRSDIAQATLRAVGTAYLAFAKKEPGLFRTAFSVHEDLQRATTPDMAGPGGLTPFQILGAALDKLVDAGVLPPERRPGAEFLAWSAVHGLAMLLLDGPLRSIDTDLTQAISERVLRMVENGL, from the coding sequence ATGACACGCGAAGTGGACGGCGTCCACATCGAGACCGAGCATCAAATGGTAACTCCGCGAAAGACCACGTTAAAACGCAGCACTTATCGGCACGGCGACCTGCACAATGCGCTCGTGCAGGCCGGCATCGAGCTCGCGCGTGGCGGGGGACCGGACGCGGTCGTGCTTCGCGAGGCCACGCGGCAAGTGGGGGTCGCGCCCAACGCGGCCTACCGCCATTTTGCGGATCGGCGGGCGTTGCTTCTCGCGGTGTGCGCCGTGGCGCAGGCCAAGCTGGCCGAGGCCATGGAGGCGGAGCTGGCCAAGGTGCCGTCGGAGGGCAGCCGCAGCGACATCGCGCAAGCGACATTGCGTGCGGTGGGCACGGCCTATTTGGCATTCGCGAAAAAGGAGCCCGGCCTCTTTCGCACCGCGTTCTCCGTGCACGAGGATCTGCAGCGGGCCACCACGCCGGACATGGCGGGCCCCGGAGGCCTCACGCCATTTCAAATCTTGGGCGCGGCGCTCGACAAGCTCGTGGACGCGGGCGTTCTCCCCCCCGAACGCCGCCCCGGCGCCGAGTTCCTTGCATGGTCCGCGGTGCATGGCCTTGCGATGCTTTTACTCGACGGCCCACTGCGCAGCATCGACACGGATTTGACGCAGGCCATCTCCGAACGCGTGCTGCGCATGGTCGAAAACGGATTGTGA
- a CDS encoding sigma-70 family RNA polymerase sigma factor, whose product MLDLDIHLSAIQSGDADAFGQWLAGAERPVRESLRSFAAHLDTEAIVQDVFLRVWELAPRFEPDGAPNGLFRLALRIARNLAISERRRLRTACEDPDDLEARIDDTSLPSVPDPLLRRLIEDCHRTLPEKPALALRARLETGGKEPDHALAVHLSMQKNTFLQNVSRARKLLGECLERRGVRIAEFA is encoded by the coding sequence ATGCTGGATCTCGATATTCATTTATCCGCCATTCAATCCGGTGATGCCGATGCTTTTGGCCAGTGGCTTGCCGGCGCCGAGCGGCCCGTGCGCGAGAGCCTGCGCTCGTTCGCGGCGCATCTCGACACGGAGGCCATCGTTCAAGATGTCTTTTTGCGCGTTTGGGAACTTGCCCCGCGTTTCGAGCCCGACGGAGCTCCCAACGGGCTGTTTCGTCTCGCCCTTCGAATTGCGCGCAACCTGGCGATCAGCGAACGGCGGCGCCTTCGAACCGCGTGCGAGGATCCGGACGATCTCGAAGCGCGCATCGACGACACCTCGCTACCAAGCGTGCCCGATCCACTGCTTCGCCGCCTCATCGAAGATTGCCACCGCACGTTGCCGGAAAAACCAGCTCTCGCGCTCCGCGCGCGGCTCGAGACGGGCGGTAAAGAACCCGATCATGCGCTCGCCGTGCACCTGTCGATGCAGAAGAACACTTTCCTCCAGAACGTCAGCCGCGCGCGAAAGCTCCTCGGCGAATGCCTCGAGCGACGCGGTGTTCGCATCGCGGAGTTTGCATGA
- a CDS encoding VWA domain-containing protein — MTSTPPSVAASHHSGGGYLAPPGGAALPLRGIRLEADARGGLARVTLEQRFGNPHTESLSVTYSLPLPFDAAVSAFSFRMGDRRIVGEIEGRSAALERFEGAVLDGKTAARIDEERSNLFTQHIANIPPGTEIVAEVTIDQRLVWNEEGAWEWRFPLTVAPRYLGDEGRLADSSAVTQVVTESPQSTGASLSLRIRDAFEEAKLESPSHPIRMANAPGDGVLVSLLDDTRAALDRDLVVRWIVTTPDVGCTLDVGWAAVRHTKIQSAFGLLTLVPPHPTSVRQISRDLIVLFDTSGSMAGMPLEQAKRVIIALVQTLTEGDRLEMIAFSDVPRRWQEGAVSMSADGRRNAVQWLSLLRASGGTEMYEGIHEALRPIRHESQRQVVLVTDGLICFESEIVHEIMASLPSGARVHTVGVGSAVNRSLTASAARAGRGAEIIIGFDEDPEGAAQRLIARTDAPVVVDVEIAGSALGQCAPEKVPDLFAKSPVRVGLRLSTAGGTLVVRGRTATGIWEKSIEVPAVAHYPENRALLALFGRELVEDLEMRAAATLGDATSMNEAIERAGLEFGIATRLTSWVVISEEKNVDPRARMRRERIPQQVPYGMSVGVRSSLAFGASSRPGKTIPLCDTGPRNLRGTLVARLPNMLAIDVTVEGAPLDWQPPTEVLLLFPPGINELVSTGCHLQFTTTPGLVKPGISFRLAVFFSASETRVPRQILFRVNEQDITVML, encoded by the coding sequence ATGACTTCCACTCCTCCAAGCGTGGCCGCGTCGCACCACTCGGGGGGAGGCTATCTCGCTCCCCCGGGCGGCGCCGCGCTACCGCTCAGGGGCATACGCCTGGAGGCGGATGCGCGCGGAGGATTGGCCCGCGTGACGCTCGAGCAGCGCTTTGGCAATCCGCACACCGAGTCTTTGTCCGTCACCTACTCGTTGCCGCTGCCCTTCGATGCTGCCGTATCGGCCTTTTCCTTTCGGATGGGTGACCGGCGCATCGTCGGCGAAATCGAGGGCCGTAGCGCCGCGCTCGAGCGCTTCGAAGGGGCCGTCCTCGACGGTAAAACCGCCGCGCGGATTGACGAGGAGCGCTCGAACCTTTTCACGCAGCATATTGCGAATATCCCGCCGGGCACCGAAATCGTCGCCGAGGTGACCATCGACCAGCGCCTCGTATGGAACGAGGAAGGCGCGTGGGAATGGAGGTTCCCATTGACCGTTGCACCTCGTTACCTCGGGGACGAAGGGCGCCTCGCCGACAGCTCCGCCGTCACGCAGGTCGTGACCGAATCACCGCAAAGCACCGGCGCATCCCTCTCGCTGCGCATCCGGGATGCGTTCGAGGAAGCAAAGCTCGAATCACCCTCCCATCCCATTCGAATGGCCAATGCCCCGGGCGATGGCGTTCTCGTTTCGTTGCTCGATGACACCCGAGCCGCGCTCGATCGGGACCTGGTGGTTCGCTGGATCGTGACAACACCGGATGTCGGGTGCACGCTGGATGTCGGCTGGGCTGCCGTTCGGCACACGAAAATCCAAAGCGCCTTCGGGCTTCTGACCTTGGTGCCGCCCCATCCAACGAGCGTGCGCCAAATCTCGCGCGATCTCATCGTGCTGTTCGACACGAGCGGCTCGATGGCCGGGATGCCGCTCGAGCAAGCGAAGCGCGTCATCATTGCGCTCGTTCAGACGCTCACGGAGGGCGACCGCCTGGAGATGATCGCTTTTTCCGACGTGCCCCGCCGATGGCAGGAAGGCGCCGTCTCCATGAGCGCCGACGGGCGACGAAACGCCGTGCAGTGGCTGTCGCTGCTTCGTGCATCGGGAGGGACGGAAATGTACGAGGGCATCCACGAGGCACTTCGGCCGATTCGTCATGAGAGCCAGCGCCAGGTGGTCCTCGTTACCGATGGCTTGATCTGTTTCGAATCGGAGATCGTCCACGAGATCATGGCCTCTCTGCCCAGCGGAGCACGTGTGCACACCGTGGGGGTGGGCTCGGCGGTCAATCGCTCGCTCACCGCTTCCGCCGCACGCGCAGGGCGTGGCGCCGAGATCATCATCGGCTTCGACGAGGATCCCGAGGGCGCAGCGCAGCGACTCATTGCACGGACCGACGCCCCCGTCGTCGTCGACGTTGAAATCGCAGGTTCCGCTCTTGGGCAATGCGCCCCCGAGAAGGTCCCCGATTTATTTGCCAAGTCGCCCGTGCGTGTAGGCCTACGTCTTTCGACCGCAGGAGGCACGTTGGTCGTGCGGGGCCGCACCGCGACCGGCATCTGGGAAAAAAGCATCGAGGTTCCGGCCGTTGCTCATTATCCCGAGAACCGAGCCTTGCTCGCACTTTTCGGCCGTGAGCTCGTGGAGGATCTCGAAATGCGCGCGGCCGCGACGCTCGGAGACGCTACATCGATGAACGAAGCCATCGAGCGCGCGGGCCTCGAATTTGGAATTGCCACCCGTTTGACATCATGGGTTGTCATTTCCGAAGAAAAAAACGTCGACCCGCGAGCGCGCATGCGGCGCGAGCGAATTCCCCAACAGGTGCCCTACGGGATGTCCGTGGGAGTGCGCTCGTCCCTGGCGTTTGGTGCGTCCAGCCGCCCGGGAAAGACAATCCCGCTTTGCGACACGGGACCGCGCAACCTGCGAGGGACCCTGGTCGCGCGTCTGCCGAATATGCTCGCCATCGATGTGACGGTCGAAGGAGCCCCTCTCGATTGGCAGCCACCCACGGAGGTCCTGCTTCTCTTCCCGCCTGGCATCAACGAGCTGGTCAGCACGGGGTGCCATCTCCAGTTCACCACGACACCCGGCCTCGTGAAGCCAGGCATATCGTTTCGCCTCGCAGTCTTCTTCAGCGCTTCGGAGACTCGCGTGCCCAGGCAAATTCTTTTCCGTGTGAACGAGCAAGACATCACGGTCATGTTGTAA
- a CDS encoding SDR family oxidoreductase — protein MSDTKEPTSKVALVTGASSGIGLGIAKALLNRGYGVVATSRHISHATALSASAKLALVDGDVGDVNTASRAVDTALSRFGKLDLLVNNAGIFIGRPFTDYTDDDYARLLSTNLAGFYHMTRAALRHMAPRASGHIVNIGASLASQPIAGIPSALPMLIKGGLEAASRSLAIEYAGRGIRVNTIAPGVIDTPMVPKDKQADFAGLSPANRLGTVDDIADAVLYLDGASFVSGEVLHLDGGAHAGKWS, from the coding sequence ATGAGCGACACGAAAGAGCCGACATCGAAAGTGGCCCTGGTGACGGGCGCCTCCAGCGGAATTGGACTCGGTATTGCGAAAGCGCTTTTGAATCGTGGTTACGGCGTCGTGGCCACGTCACGCCATATCTCACACGCGACGGCGCTTTCCGCGTCCGCGAAGCTTGCCTTGGTCGACGGAGACGTGGGCGACGTGAATACCGCATCGCGCGCAGTCGATACGGCGTTATCGCGTTTCGGTAAGCTCGATTTGCTGGTCAACAATGCCGGCATTTTCATCGGGCGCCCCTTTACCGATTACACCGACGACGACTACGCGAGGCTCCTCTCCACGAACCTCGCCGGCTTCTACCACATGACGCGCGCGGCACTTCGGCACATGGCCCCGCGCGCATCGGGGCACATCGTCAACATCGGTGCCTCGTTGGCGAGCCAGCCCATCGCGGGCATCCCCAGCGCGTTGCCCATGCTCATCAAGGGCGGCCTCGAAGCCGCCTCCCGATCGCTGGCCATCGAATACGCGGGCCGCGGCATCCGCGTGAACACCATCGCGCCGGGGGTCATCGACACGCCCATGGTTCCCAAGGACAAACAGGCAGACTTCGCCGGCTTGAGCCCCGCGAACCGCCTCGGCACCGTCGACGACATCGCCGACGCGGTGCTCTACCTCGATGGCGCTTCGTTCGTCTCGGGCGAGGTCCTGCACCTCGACGGCGGCGCCCATGCCGGCAAATGGTCCTAA
- a CDS encoding sigma-70 family RNA polymerase sigma factor: MMLQTMPTASSAKVNDAASASPSFLAWVASLVHEHRGQLLAYARHRGLDAEDALDAVQDSFTSFLTLPEARALSRDREDAIKMLTVILRHHVMNRRSKQARHGRAQILLEAQAAHTRSDDHDALVAHAEELARVQGCIVRMAKLQRNVVMLSLLDEQPHEEVAKILGISPGYVRVLVHRAREHIRMCSYIDEAL, from the coding sequence ATGATGCTCCAGACGATGCCCACTGCCTCCTCGGCCAAGGTGAACGACGCCGCGAGCGCCTCGCCGAGCTTTCTCGCGTGGGTCGCCTCGCTGGTGCACGAGCATCGCGGGCAGCTCCTGGCGTACGCACGCCATCGCGGCCTCGATGCGGAGGATGCACTCGACGCGGTGCAAGACAGCTTTACCTCATTTCTGACCCTGCCCGAGGCGCGTGCCCTTTCCCGCGATCGCGAGGACGCCATCAAGATGCTCACCGTCATCTTGCGGCACCACGTCATGAACCGGCGGAGCAAGCAGGCGCGCCACGGACGCGCGCAAATCCTCCTCGAGGCCCAGGCGGCCCACACGAGAAGCGACGACCACGATGCGCTCGTCGCCCACGCCGAGGAGCTTGCCCGGGTGCAGGGCTGCATCGTGCGCATGGCCAAGTTGCAACGCAATGTTGTCATGCTGAGCCTCCTCGATGAACAGCCGCACGAGGAGGTCGCGAAAATTCTCGGCATCTCGCCCGGCTACGTGCGCGTCCTCGTGCACCGCGCGCGCGAGCATATTCGTATGTGCTCTTATATCGACGAAGCGCTGTAA
- a CDS encoding HAD family phosphatase, which translates to MPQAIVFDLFGVIALHQSAEDKQRLERLAGAPPRTFWESYWALRKPYDAGQTSVDYWATMGRRLGVNYDAATVKALIDADLASWTGVDPTMVDLLGDLSAAGRKLGLLSNIIEDLVPVFEAKHGSWLSRFHARTYSCQIGVAKPDHDAYRIAAARLGVEPRDCIFIDDNENNVRAARETGMQAEVFTSPAQVRRLLAA; encoded by the coding sequence ATGCCCCAAGCCATCGTGTTCGATCTGTTCGGCGTCATAGCGTTGCACCAATCCGCAGAGGACAAGCAGCGCCTGGAACGGCTCGCCGGTGCGCCGCCACGAACGTTCTGGGAGTCGTATTGGGCGCTGCGCAAGCCTTACGACGCGGGGCAAACGAGTGTGGACTACTGGGCGACGATGGGCCGGCGTCTCGGGGTGAACTACGACGCCGCCACCGTGAAGGCGTTGATCGATGCGGACCTCGCCAGCTGGACGGGGGTGGACCCTACGATGGTGGACTTGCTCGGCGACCTTTCCGCGGCAGGCCGCAAGCTGGGGCTGCTCTCGAACATCATCGAGGACCTCGTACCGGTCTTCGAGGCGAAGCATGGGTCGTGGCTCTCACGCTTCCACGCGCGCACGTATTCGTGCCAAATCGGCGTGGCCAAACCAGACCATGACGCGTACCGCATCGCCGCCGCCCGCCTCGGCGTCGAGCCGCGCGATTGCATCTTCATCGACGACAACGAGAACAACGTGCGCGCCGCCCGCGAAACCGGCATGCAGGCCGAGGTGTTCACGTCCCCCGCTCAGGTGCGCCGCCTGCTCGCGGCGTAG
- a CDS encoding ParB/RepB/Spo0J family partition protein — MAAKKTTAKKKATTSTRAPARRKTPRKAPAESTGLQPSDVLYDVEPKELAPIRARIEDEGGSVLAAYRDPLGGRALALAVLPIGKIEPTPFQRDLSDTHHKRLAEVLVKTGRFLDPVIAVTAPDSTGGFWTPNGRHRLEAMRRLGAKAITALVVADREVAWQILALNTEKAHNLKERSLEVIRIYRGLLEEDGSRAESSFSFYLEDPALVTIGACYEREPRFAGGAYHPILRRLERFSDDSLDDAIAVHEHLATETLALEEKVAAAVARLKEKGLTSPYLRSFVVARINPLRWIKGELPSAESVLATMKDRASRFNVDKVKQEDLARAGGVPDEEST, encoded by the coding sequence ATGGCCGCCAAGAAGACGACCGCGAAGAAGAAGGCGACGACCTCCACGCGCGCTCCGGCGCGGCGGAAAACACCGCGCAAAGCCCCGGCGGAATCGACGGGGCTCCAGCCGAGCGATGTTCTCTACGACGTCGAGCCGAAGGAGCTCGCGCCCATCCGCGCCCGCATCGAAGACGAAGGCGGCTCGGTGCTCGCGGCCTACCGGGATCCGCTGGGCGGGCGCGCGCTGGCCTTGGCGGTGCTGCCCATCGGAAAGATCGAGCCCACGCCGTTCCAGCGCGATCTGTCGGACACGCATCACAAGCGACTGGCCGAGGTGCTGGTCAAGACCGGACGCTTTCTCGATCCGGTGATCGCCGTGACGGCGCCGGACTCCACGGGAGGCTTTTGGACGCCCAATGGCCGCCATCGCCTGGAAGCCATGCGCCGCCTCGGTGCGAAAGCCATCACGGCGCTGGTCGTCGCCGATCGCGAGGTCGCCTGGCAGATCCTCGCGCTCAACACGGAAAAGGCGCACAACCTGAAAGAGCGCTCCCTGGAGGTCATTCGCATTTACCGCGGCCTCCTGGAGGAAGATGGCTCGCGCGCCGAATCGAGCTTCTCCTTCTACCTGGAGGACCCCGCGCTGGTAACCATCGGCGCCTGCTACGAGCGCGAGCCCCGTTTTGCCGGCGGCGCGTACCACCCCATCTTGCGCCGGCTCGAGCGCTTCTCCGACGATTCGCTGGACGACGCCATCGCCGTGCATGAGCACCTGGCCACCGAGACGCTCGCCCTCGAGGAGAAGGTCGCCGCCGCCGTGGCGCGCCTCAAGGAAAAGGGGCTCACGAGCCCGTATCTGCGCTCCTTCGTGGTGGCGCGCATCAATCCACTGCGCTGGATCAAGGGCGAGTTGCCCTCCGCCGAAAGCGTGCTCGCCACGATGAAAGACCGCGCCTCGCGTTTCAACGTCGACAAGGTGAAGCAGGAGGACCTGGCCCGCGCCGGCGGCGTACCGGACGAGGAGTCCACCTAG